The window GGAAACGGAGAGCCCGAGGCCCGTGCCGATGCCGGGGGCCTTGGTGGTGAAAAACGGCTCGAACGCTCTTTTTCTGGTGGCTTCAGGCATGCCCGGGCCATTGTCGGCGACCGTCAGTACGGCCCAGTCTCCATCCTTTCTGGACGAGATGCGGATGACCGGATTCTCTGTTCCGCTCATGGCCATGGCCTGTGCGGCATTCTTGATCAGGTTGAGCAGAACCTGCTCCAACTCAGTGCTGATGCAGGGAATGGGAGGCAGGCCGACTTCGTGATCAGTCTCTATGGCAACTTTCTTGATGTCATAGCTTTTTTTCAGATCATAGTCGCTTCGGGCCATCTCCACCGTTCTGTCCACCAATTCGGCAAGGTTGTGCTGTGAGCGTTCAGAACTGCTCTTGCGTGCGAAGTTCAGCATGTTCTGGACGATGCGTGCGGCCCGTTCTCCAGCATCGCGTATCCCTTTCAGCATGGTCAGTATCTTCCGGCTTTCCATGTAGCCGGATATGGATTCCAGACTGCACCCGGCTTCCTCAGCGGCCTTCCGGTTGCCCTCCAGGGCCGGCGAGAGCCTCCGCTCTATGTTTTGCGCACCCTGCAGAATGGCACCGAGGGGGTTGTTGATCTCGTGCGCCATGCCCGCCGCAAGTCCCCCCACGGACATCATCTTTTCGGTTTGAATCATGACCTCTTCTATGCGTGCCTGTGCCGTCATGTCGTCTATGCGGATGACGGCTTCGGCCTTGCCCTCGCGTTCCAACGGGTAGATGACGATGCGGGCCGGTATCCGCCCCTTGGACGTGGCAAGTCTGGTCCGTTCCGTCGTGTGCGGGCTGTTGCTGGCGATGGTCTGCCTTGCATTGGCCCATTGGTCGGCAAGATCCGGTACGAGGGTGGGGAGTTGCTGCCCTATGGCAGCTTCTCTGTCGATGGCAAAGTATTCGGTGGCGTGGGTGTTCCAGTGGCGGACAGCCCCGTTCTCGTCCAGGCCTATTATGATTGAAGGCATGGAGTTGATGATGTCGGTCAGATAGCGTTCCATTTGCAGTATTCGCTGTTCCGAGCGCATTCGCTCGGAAATGTCCACGGCAATGGAACAGAGACCGTAGGGCTGGCCTGTGATGTCGTGCAGCGGAAACTTGGTGGTCAGGAATGTGTGTGGCTCTCCATGAACGGTGAAGTACTCTTCCCATTGCTGGGAAATGATCCCCTGCTGGGAGGAACTGGGGTCGCCCACGCTTCGGGTTTTCTCGTCGGGGGGGAGCAGGTCGTTGATGTGTCTGCCTGTGATTTGCTCGTGCGGCAGGGCGGTAAGGTGCTCAAAACTCGGGTTGGCGAAAACGACATTTCCAGCAAGGTCGGTAACTATGACAAGGTTGCTGGTGTTGTGCAGTATTTCCTGAAGACGGGCCTCGTTTTCCAGCAGGGCCTTGCTCTGGGTGCCAAGGCTTCTGAGCAGCAGTATGGTGATGACGGTGACGACGATGAGAGCGCCCCCGATGCCCATCTGCTGAAGAATCAGGGTGTCTCGTTGCCCGGTGATGGTGCGTTGCATGACCTCCATCTCGCCGAAGAGCGAATCCTGCAGCAGGGTGGCCTCCGTATGGATGACAGAGGTGGGAACTGTGATGAGAATCGCAACGTCGTTGTGATTGGCGGTAAGAGTAAGGGGGATGACGATAACGAGCTTGTCCCCTTCGATCACTGCCGAGGTGGTCTTGCCCTGAATGGCGCGTAGGTGTTCCTTCCAGTTGGCGTCAAAGGTGCTGATGTGTGTGCCTGTGCTGATGTCTTTCAGCGTGGAGGCGGCTACATGGCCTGTTCCGGATATGATGAAGGAATCGGCCCCACCGTCGAAGAGTTCCTGTTTCAGTGAGAGCATGAGGTTGTGCATGAAATCGACCTGAAAACCCACGCCGACGCTGCCCGCAAAGCGCCCGCTGACAATGATGGGAGCGGTAGCCGTGGTGAGCCATGTCACCTTGTCGTTCATCATGTATGGGTGCAGGGTTATGAAGTGGGGGGTCAGGGTTTCCTTGACTATGAGATTAAAATCCCCTCTGCGAAAGCCTTGCGCGGTGAGTTCTTCGGAGTCGCACTCCGTCAGCGGAGCAGAGACTATCGAACCGTCCGGCTGGCGCATCCAGTTGCTTGTGAACCTGCCAGAGGCGTCGTAGCCGGAACGATTGGCGTATGCCTTAACCTGTTGGTCAAACATGCCGGGTTCCCAGCAGGAGAAAACGGCTGCAAAGTCCTTCTGATTGTGAAGCAGGCGCTTGAGACGCAGGCTTTCCCTGTCGCGGCTCATGCTTTCAAGGGGACCGGACTCACGGGTCCAGCCAAGCGATTCAGCCAATGTGGTGGCCACGATCATGGCATTGCTCAGCCGTGATTCTACAGTGGCCGCCTTTAAGCTGGCCTGAGCCACGATGCGCTGAATGGCAATGCCCGTTGCCTGATCTGCAAAGATTGAAGAAACCTCATGCGTGAAGCTTTCTGTTCCGTCTATGGCCAAGCCGGCAATACGGTCTGCAGTAGTGTAAGAAAAGGCGATGACGAGCAGGCAGGTAAGGGCGAGGCAGGTGCTGGTGGCTATGCGAATGGGAGAGCTCCAGAGGAGCTTGCGCATGAGCGGGTGAGGAGTGGTTCGCAGCATGATGATGTCCGTCTCGTCTGGGTGACTGGGGATGCTTTTATCGTAACCGATATCCAGAGGTGTTATCAAGGCGAATGGAAGAGAATGAGTGAGTTTTGCTGTTGCAGGGCAAACAAATACGAAGATGAGGAGTGGCTACCCTGACGGTATAAGGGCAGATAGGGTGCTAACCCCGCTGTTTTAAAGGGGTTGAAAAGGAATTTGAAGAAAATTTGAAAATTCGTTGACAAGGGGGGCGAGTTTCTTTAGTTATCTGCCTCGCGCACTGGGCTGTCGTTCAATTGGCAGGACACCGGATTCTGACTCCGTCAATCAAGGTTCAAGTCCTTGCAGCCCAGCCATCAAGCGTCCCCATCGTCTAGCCTGGCCCAGGACACCTGCCTTTCACGCAGGCGACAGGGGTTCAAATCCCCTTGGGGACGCCACAGGAAAAATAGCCGCTATCGAAAGATGGCGGTTTTTTTCGTTTCATATCCCCCTTGCACCATGCCTGCTGATCTTTGTAGTATCGTCATGTATTGCCCGTATGCCGACAGGCGGCAGGGGTGTTTGACCTGTTACGCGATAGAGGAAGGAACATGTCCGAATTTGCCAATGTCACTGTGATCAAGAAGGCGAATGTGTATTTTGACGGAAAGGTGACCAGTCGCAAGGTCGTGTTCGCGGACGGGTCGTTCAAGACTCTGGGCATCATGCTGCCCGGCGAGTACGAGTTCGGCACCAGACAGGCCGAGGTGATGGAAATCATGCAGGGCAGCATGAAGATTCTGCTGCCCGGCGAAGCCGACTGGCGCACCGTGCAGGGCGGCGAGAGCTTTGACGTGCCTGCCGACTCCAGCTTCAAGCTGGTAGTGGAAACGCTCGTGGACTACTGCTGCTCGTACATCGACTAGAGTCGTCTGCCGGAATGAAAAACGCCCCGCAGGAGCTTCGGCTCTTGCGGGGCGTTTGTTGTTTTGCTGGTGTCATGCTGCAGGGGCAGAAGGGGTGGGGAGGGTGGCCAGAAGTGCCTCTTCCTGCCGTATGATTTCACAGGCCAGCTTGATGAAGCAGTTGGAGCCTCTGGTCATTTTCTCGCCCTTTGCCAGGTAGATATTGGTCATGGGCAGCGGCGGATAGCCCTCTTGCGGGCCCAGAATCAGTGCGTTGGGCGGCAGGGATATGGGGGTAAGCGCAGCAACGGCCGCACCGGCGGCAATGGCGGCATGCAGTCCGGCAAGGGAAGGGCTGGAGTAGGCGATGCGGTAGGCAAGGCCCGCAGTGTTCAGGGCCTCTATGGCGTGTTGCCTGTAGGAACAGCCCTGAGAATAGACCGCCAGTGGAACAGGTGTTTCCTTGTGCACGAGATAGCCGGCAGAAGACACCCAGATCAACGGGGTGTGGGCAATGATCTCCGTGCCTGCAAAGAGATATGTTGAGGTATTGATGAAGAAATCAAGCTCGTTTGCGTCCAACAGGCGTTTGAGTTCTGCGCTGTTATCCGTGCGTACTTCCACCTGCATGGCCGGATAGAATTCGGCGAAGCGCTTCAGAATGGTGGGGAAAAAACGCATGGAAAGTTCGTCGGACGTGCCTACCCGCACCAGCCCTGTCAGTTCCGGCGTGCGCACGGCGGCAAGCGCCTCGTCGTGGGCTTTGAGTATGCGCCTCGCATGAGGGAGAAATGTGTCACCTGTACTGGTGAGACGTACCGCTCGCCCGCTGCGGTCAAAGAGCTGCACCCCCAGATCGCTTTCCAACTTCTTGATCTGCTGGCTCACGGCGGATTGTGTCTTGTGCACGGCTTCCGCTGCACGTGTGAAGTTCAGGGTTTCAGCCACAGCCACGAACGCACGGAGCAGGTCTGTTCCGATATCCATGATTAGCACCTCTAATGATGTTCATTACGGCAATTCGTTTCCCTTATCAATGCGGGTGAGGCATTCTCGCGTTGAAAAGAACGGAGGTGCGTATGAACATATTGATATTGATGACAAACAGTCTGCTGAACAGCTTTCGGTCATGGAGGCAGGCTCGGCGTTTGGCGAAGGAGCAGCGGAAGGTGCTGTATGATCTGTTTGAGATGAATGATCATATTCTGCGTGATATCGGCATGCCCAGAGAACGCCTGAGCCATATGCTACGCGAGAGCCGGAGGGTGAAAGTCTATGAGAGATCGTCTGAACCGGCAGCAACTAGCGGTGCGAAGCAGAGCAGTTGTTGCAGGTGCCGCAGCTTGCAACACCCCTGTCGCGGCGGGTCGTGTTGACGGAGGGCGGCCGGGGAAAATGAAACGCCCCGCCGTCAGGAGACAGCGGGGCGTGCAAACTATTCTTCGGTATATTACGGCGTGACGCCCTGTGTGCGGCCTGTATCTCTCACGCAGGTTACGCCGGTGGTCGTCTGCTGTCGGCTGCGGATGTTCTCCATGTGCAGGCGGGCCTGAATGTACTGTGCCAGCGCGTCCACGGCGCGGTCACACAGAGGGAACACGGGAACGTTCGCCGCGTGCAGGGTGTCGCGTAACGGGGCGTAAAGCGTGCCGCCGTCCGCAACGCAGACAATGGGCTTGTCCGATTCCGCAGCCAGCGTTGCCATGCGCGCGGCAATGCCTTGCGGATCATGCAATGCGTACGCGGGAATATTCGTCTCGGCCAACGTATGCATGGCGGGCGAAAGCGGGTCCAGCCCCACGATCACGGCATCCACGTTGGGGTCCTGCACCATGGCGGCGGCAACGAGGGCGTGGGTTTCATCATCCGCCGCAGGGTTGATGTCCATGGGGTTGGCTATGCCTACAAGGCTGTCCAGACGCTTTTCGCGCAGAATGGTCTGCAGGGCGTCGCGGGTTGCGGGGGCATAACTTGCCAGCCGCATGGCGTAGTCATCCGAGTGGATGGAATCCGCCATGCCCACGGCTTCAAAGCCCGCACCGCTGACAGCGCCGAGCCTGTTGCCGCGGATGGTCTTCCCGTGCAGGGTTTCCGAGAGCAGGAAAAGGTCCTGAAACTGGGTGAAGGTGCGGGCTACAATGGCTCCCGCCTGCCGCACGCAGCTGTCGCAGACCATGAAGTCGCCCGCCAGAGAGGCCGTGTGGCCGCTGGTGGCGGATTTGCCTTCCGGCGTGCGTCCCGCCTTGTAGAACAGCACTTCCTTGCCTGCCAGAACCGCTTCGCGCACGGCGCGGCAGAATTCCAACCCATCCAGATCGTTGAAGCCTTCCGCATAGATTGCAATCACGTCCACATCGCTGCTCTGCGTGAAGTAGCATAGCATGTCGCCCAGCGTCAGGTCCGTCTGGTTGCCCATGGAGATCATGTATGCGGGGCGCAGTTCGGGGCACTGGCTGATGCGGTGCAGCATGAAGGCCCCGCTCTGGCTCACGAGGGCGGCGCGGCGGTAGGTGCCGCCACGTTCCTTGGGCAGCTTTTCTTCGGGAATGAACCACGTGTCATATTTGCCCGGGCGCGAGACAACGCCCATGCAGTTGGCCCCCAGAAACACGGGACCGCCGTGTTCCGTGGCGTGCACCGCGTTGATGCGGGCAATGACCTGCTCGGCGCGGGTGCGGCTCTCCTCGGTTTCTCCCATACCGCCGGGGATGAGCATGACGCTGGACGCGGCGTTCAGATCAATGACCTCATCCACGAGGTCCGGCACCTGTTTGGCGGAAACGGCCACCACAAAGAGGTCAACCGAGCCGTTCATGTGGGCGGGCAGGTCGCGCAGGGAGGGCACGCAGGCCACGCCGTCGATCGTGGTCTCGCCTTCGCGGATGATGACCACGTTCTCGGGTGCAAAGCCCTCGGCAAGAATATTGCGCAGGATGGTGCGCCCGAAGTTTTCGCGGCTGGCGGAAACACCGATGATGCCGATGGACTTGGGGTGCAGCAGGGCGTCTATGCGGTGCACGGGACGCGGTACGGCGACCTGTTCGGGCAGCGAGAAGCGACACATGCCGTCCAGTGGCACCATGAGGAAGTCCGTGAAGGCGAAGGGGTTGATTTCCAGTTCTTCTATGATGAAGGGCGCATCCGGATTGGCGGGGGAATAGTGGTTGGCCATGCGGATGAAGGACTCAAAGCATTCGATAAGTTGCTCGTCGGTGACGATGCGGCGTTGGCCGCGCGTAAGCCCCGCCAACTTGCGGTACGAGATGGTCTGGCGGAACAGGCTGAAGAAGGTCTCACCGTCCGTCAATTCGGTGGAGGCGGCTACAATGGCCTGTCCCTTGCGGAATCGTTCCGCATAGAGTTCCGTGTCCGTTCCGCCAAGGCCCGCGCTGAGCACCATGCCGAATTCACGGGTGCGCCTGAGGCCCACGATCAGCTCGTTGCCGAAGGCACTGGAATCCGGCGGCATGAACTGTACCTGCAGCACGCCTTTCAGGTCGCGGCTGATGGCGTCCACCAGCACCTCGCCGGAAAGCCCGCGGTACTGGGCGGGAGCCGCATCGGGGTAACGTTCTATCCACGTGGCGTAATTTTCCGGCACTTCGTAGAGCATTCTGCGCCATGCGGAGCGGATGCGGTCCGGCTCGCGCTCCACAATACGCACGCCGCCCACCTCGGTCTTATGGACGATGGTGGGCGATACGATCTTGAGCACGGCTTTTTCGCCGGGAATGGCGGTCAGCTCCTCATCAGAGGGGCGCGCGCCGCGCGGAATGAGGTTGGCGCGGGGCGGCGTTTCAGCTCCTGAACGCGAAAGCAGGGTGTACACTTCGTATTCGTACAGAAAGCTGCGACCTTCGCCGTGGGCAGTCCTGAAAAGCTCGGTAATGGCCTCGAAGTCGATGGCAAGCTGAGGTGCGGGCATGGCGGACCTACAGGAAATGAGGTTGCGGGCGATAGCCCATGTGGGTGGATATTTCCATGGCGGCATCAAGCAGCTGCGGTGCAAGGGAGATGATGTCTCCGTCGGTGAACTGTGAGGGGTTGCCGCTCAGGCTGACTGCACCGACAACTTTGCCTTCCGGTCCGAAAATTGGCGCGCCGATTGTGTCCAGATGGATGAGGGTCTCGCCGTATACCAGCGAGTAGCCGCGTTCCTTGGTCGCTGCCAGTTCCTGACGCAGCTTTACGGGATCCGTAAGCGTCTTGGGAGTGTAGGCATGCAGTTTGACCCGCGCCAGATGGGCGATGACCTGTTCACCCGGCAGATAGGCGAGAATGGCACGGCCTATCCCGGTGCAGAAGGCGGGCACGGTGGGGCCAATGTAGGAAGACGGGTGCCATTCCTGATGGTCGGTGCTCATGGTGGTAAGCACTACGTCGTTGTTCAGCACGCCCACTCTGCCGATGGTGGAGGTGTGACGGGCGAGATAGCTTATGGGCGTGGCGGCCTTGCGGTTGAGCGAGAAGGTGGCGGACTGCAATGCGCCAAGTTCCAGCAGTTTGAGGCCGAGATGGTATTCCTTGGTGGATGGATCCTGTTCAAGGTAGGTGGCTTTTTCCAGCGCACTGATGATGCCGTGCGCTGTGCCTATGGCAAGGCCCAGCGTTTTGGCGACATCGCTGACCCGCCAACTGGGATGTTCAAAGGTGAACAGGCCGAGTACCTGTGTCGCCCGCTGAATGGATTGCTGCGACATGAATAACTCCTTTCGGTAATGTCGAAATCTATTCGAGATATACGCTCAGGCTTTTGCAACTGTCAATGATATGAGATTGGCTGGGGAAGGAAAGGCGAGTACGGGATGGCGCAGTGCCGATTTCCGATGAGTCCGGTAGGATGGAATGGCTGGGTGGCACGCCTGCGGGAAGAAAGGCGGGTAGGAAGGGGCGCTATTGGTTCAGTGAGAGAGGGGGCGTCAGGCTTTGCAGGTGCTTCTGTTTCAGCTTCTGGTATGACGTGACGGCGAGGACCTTCCTGAGCGCCGCGTCATAGCGGTTGATAATGTCCTTGGGCAGGTGGCGTCCGAATACCGTGTACAGGTTGCCGGTGGCTTCCGGCATCGGTATGACCCTGACCTCATTGTCGAGGGAGAGCTGGTTTATCGACTGTATCAGAATACAGGTGTCCGGGCAGAATACTATCTCGACCCGATCGTTGACCAGCTTTTGCAGGTTGAGGACAGTGGCGGATTCGCCGGTTGTCGGTTCGAAGCGGGCTCCGCTGTGGAGAAAGTCGGCAGGCATCCAGGCACCGCGAACAGTGCCTACGCGTTTGGAGTCAAATCGCGTTCCGGATACATATGCAGACATGGGGTTGCTGTTGCGTACGGCCAGAGCGGCGGTAATGGTGCCGAAAGGATGTGTCGGATAGACAAAATGCGTTTCCCGTTCCGGCGTTTTGGAAAGCATGAGAATGGCATCCAGACCGCGGGATTCGAAATCATTAAGGAGACGTGCAAAAGGATAGGGGCCGGCCATTTCGATGGAAATCTGCATTTCCGGTGCGACATGCCGCACAAGCATCTCAACCGCTGCACCCGCAGCTTGTCCCGATGCAAGCTGATAGGCATGGGGTGGGGCCTGAAAATACCCTACGCGAAGCGTTGTGAGGTCGCGAGAGAACAGGGGGGCGTCCTGTCCTTGTGCAGTGTGGGCGGCCAGCGGACAGGACAAGACGAAAGCCATGCACAGGAGTGTGGCCAGAAGGAGCGAGTTACGAGATGGTTGGGGCATGATTCTTGTCCAGTGTGAGATTGGATTCTCTATGAAGAATACCGAGTTATCGTCAATGAAGAAAATGTCTTTAGGCATCCAAAAGGACCGGAGTTGAAACTTCCGGTCCATTCAGAGTGTGTTTGCAGGCCGTGCCCGGGATGCTCGTCATATCGCACTGTGCCGGATTGCGCCGGACAGTGGCGGGGCTGGCATCATTCGAAGAGGTGCATGAATGCACCGTATCCTTCCTTGACCATGTCTTCTTTGGCGATAAAGCGCATTGCGGCGGAGTTCATGCAATATCGTAGTCCGGTCGGCTGCGGTCCATCCGTAAAGACGTGCCCCAGATGTGAATCCGCATGCTTACTGCGCACCTCGATCCGCGTGACAAAGAGTCTTCTGTCTTCACGCTCCACAATGTTCTCCGGAACAAGAGGCTGCCAGAAGCTGGGCCATCCAGTTCCGGAGTCGTATTTGTGGGTGGAGCTGAAGAGCGGCTCGCCGGATACGATATCCACGTAAATCCCTTCGCGGTGATTATCCGCATATTCATTCCGGAACGGCGGTTCGGTTCCCTCCTCCTGCGTTACTTCGTATTGCAGGGGCGTCAGGCGGGAACGAAGAGTCTCCTTGTCCGGTTTGGTGAAGTCTTTCCAGCCTCCGCCGGCTGCGGCGTCCCCGGCGACAACCAGCAGCGTGATGACGAAAACCGGAAAAAGTATTTTTATCCAAAGCGCTATGTTCATGGCGATCTCCAGTTGTCAAAAAGCTTGTGGCTTTTAGTAGAATTGCTTGTTTCAGCAGGGAGTTCTAACATACTTCAGTAAGCAGTTTCACTACATATGAGTAAAATAGGAATGCCTTTTGATTAGTCAACGTAAGAGTGTTGCTTTATCAAGAGATGGTGACATTCTGTGCCGGGGTGTTTATAGTGAACCTAAGCGAGGTTCACATGCGCATTGATGCCAACCTTTCCGCGTTAGACGCCATTGCTCTTAGCCAGCAGGTGACTGCCAACGATATTGCCAACGTCAACACAGACGAGTTCAAGTCGAGCGACGTCCGTCTTGAGACCGGCCCAGAGGGAGAGGGTGTGCAGGTTTCTGAAATCCGGCAGGATTCGTCGCCCGGTCCGGTGACGCATTATCCCGACCTGCAGGTGGAGGCTTCCGGCGGTGATGGAGCTGTGCAGGAGGTGGTGGAAGGTTCCAATACGGACTACGTGCGGGAGACCGTGAATATGATCCGCGATGAAAACGCCTATGCGGCCAACGTTCGGGCCATCCGCTCGCAGGTGGAGCTCATCGGTAACTTTATTGACGAAGTCGCATGATCCATTGTTTTGCCGAGGGCCGAATTGCCTGAGGCGTGATTTGTGTTCACACGAATTCACTATGCTGCGCCGTGCCAAGGCGCAGTTTTTTTTTAGATAATTTCTATATTGTGGTTGACTTTGTGTCATATTCTTGACAGTCGTATATATTATATAGTTGGCATAGCTTCGCCCGCATTCCCGTTCGCAAGGGCATTATTGAAACCGGAGGCGCAATGGACCTCAAAACCACCGGCATCATTGGTCAATCCACTTCCCTGCTGGAAGTGTTCAGGATTCTCGCCAAGGTAGCCCCCACAGACAGTACCGTTCTCGTTACCGGAGAGTCCGGAACCGGCAAGGAACTGCTTGTGCGTGCACTGCATGCCAATAGCCTTCGCCACCAGGCCCCCTTTGTGCCCATCAACTGCGGCGCCATTCCCAAGGAGCTTCTGGAATCGGAACTCTTCGGGCATGAGAAAGGGGCGTTCACGCATGCCATACGCAGCCGTCCCGGACGTTTTGAGATGGCAGATGGCGGTACCATTTTCCTTGATGAAATCGGTGAGATGGACCTGCCGCTGCAGGTGAAGATTCTGCGCGTGCTGCAGGAAAAAGAGATAGAGAGAGTTGGCGGCACGTGTACCAAGAAGGTGGATGTGCGCATTGTGGCGGCCACCAACCGGGACCTTGAGGATGAGGTTCGCGCAGGTCGCTTCCGCGAAGATCTTTTTTATCGTCTGAATGTCATTCCCATGCACCTGCCACCCCTGCGGAATCGCGGAGGGGATATTCTGGTGCTCGCCCAGCATTTTCTCGAAAAGTTCTGTGAGCGCAGGGGCAGAGCTGTTTTGCGGCTTTCCGACGATACGCGCAAAGTGCTTTCCGCGTACAGTTGGCCGGGCAACGTGCGGGAACTTGAAAACTTTATGGAGCGGCTCAGCATTCTCTGTGATGAGGATGTGGTGCAGCCCGTTGATCTGCCTGCGAAGATTCTGGATGACGTCGGCAATATCGTTGATCTGCCGGAACCGCAGCAGCCTGTGCAGCCTGCTCCGGCGCAGCAGGGGTTTGTGTGGCCGCGCATTGAGCACCTGCGTGAGCACGGCCTTGGCCTGAAGGAATTCCTCGATCTAGCGGAAGAAAAGTTGCTGCTCGAGGCTCTTGAAATGGCCGACGGAGTCAAAAATCAGGCTGCAGAGATTCTTGGCGTAAAGCGCACCACCCTGATCGAGAAGCTCAAGAAGAAAAAACTTGAGTAGCTATCCTCAAGCATTTCCGAAAGTTATCCGATAAGAAACAACTGGGGTGCCGGATGTGCCGCTAGAGCGGTAGTCCCGAGAACCGGCACATTCTCAATATTGCATGCAACTTGCATTTAATTCGGAGTGAGTCGTATAGCTGCCACCAGATGGATCTGGACTCTTCTTGCGGCAGGCGGGATTTGGCTGGCAACCGCCGGACCTGCCACAGCCCTGACTTGGTACTGGGGTGCCCATCCGGACAAGGAACGTCTGGTTTTGGTGCTCGACAGACCGGCAGACGGCTATTCGCTTGAACGTACCGGCAAGCAGGCGCTCACTCTTACGCTTCCTCCTGCCGAAACCGGCACATTGAAGGCACAGTCTTCAGTCAAGCCGCTGGGTAATGCCAAGCTGCTCGGCAAGCCCACCGGAAGCGGCCGCACCATTACCATTCCCACCAAGACAGCCGCCTTCGGGTATATTTCCACCACTGTCAGCGGCAACAAGATTGTCGTCGACCTTTTCCGCGACCCCATTGGGGCGCGTTGGAAACCACGTAAGGATACCCCCAAGCCTGCGGCTGTCGTACAGCCTCAGGATGCTGCGCCCGTACCCGCTGCCGCGGCAGAGAAACCGGTGGAGCCCAAGGCCGAGGTTGCCGTTGCTCCTCAGACGCCCAAACCGGCAGCTTCACCGCCAGCTTCTCCGCTGGACGCCCTGAAGAAGGTGGAAGTGCCTGTTCGCGGAAAGAAGACGGAGCAGAAGAGCGCACAGCAGAGAGCGCCTATCGTCGAACGGCCGGGAACACGGTCGCTGGACAAGGTGCTGCCGCCTCCGCTGAATGAGAAGGTGCTTGTGGAGGGTGGACGGGGGGCAGTCTCACAGACGGCTCCCCATAATGCATCCCAGTCTCTCCCGCAGCCTCCTCAGGAGCCTGTGGAAACTGTGCCCGCACAGCCGGCACCCAAGGTGAGTTCGCCTCCGGAACGGCCTTTCTTTGCCGTGCCCTACACCTATCGTTCCCGTATCAATACTGGCGGCCCTGAAGACTGGAAGGAGCAGGTGCGCCCGCCTGCGCCCGTTGTCGTGGATTCTCCCATGCCCAATGCGGAAGGCAGTATTCGTGCCCGCGTTTCCAAGGCGCCGGAAGCATGGCGCGAAGACGCGCCCACGGATGTCCCGCAGGAGGCTGTGGCCATTGCCCGCAAGATACAGGATGCCAAGCTTGCCATGGAGCGCGAGAAGGCTGAGAAGCTGGCCCGCGAGCAAGCCGAGAAACAGATTCAGGCTGAAAATGCACGACTTGCCAAGGAGCAGGCCGTGGCGGGCAAGACGCCTAAGGAAAAGGCTGGAGGCAGTCAGGTTTCCGAAGCCGGAAAGCGCAAGGAAGCTCAGCCTGCGCCGGTAGCGCCTGCACAAGTGCCGCCCGCCGCCAGTGAACAGGTGCAGGCCGTGGCGCAGGGGCCGGAGTTTTCCGTGCGCGCCAAGGTGGCCCCCCCCGGACAGGTGACCACCCTTCGCCGTTCGCCCGATGCGCCCCGTGCACCTCAGGGTGCAAAACCGGTTGCGGAGCAGGGCGGTGATGTGCCCATGCCTCCAGCCGGCAGCGCTTCCGTGCCGGCCGTTGCGCCGAAACCGGCTCAGCCTGTACCCGGAGATGGCGGGGCAGACCGTTTCGCCGTGAGCGATCAGGCGCCTCATGCACCCAAATATCCCGATCTGAAGCCTGCCTTTGCCGATGCAACGGAGCCCAAGGTTGCTCCT is drawn from Desulfovibrio mangrovi and contains these coding sequences:
- a CDS encoding PAS domain S-box protein; the protein is MLRTTPHPLMRKLLWSSPIRIATSTCLALTCLLVIAFSYTTADRIAGLAIDGTESFTHEVSSIFADQATGIAIQRIVAQASLKAATVESRLSNAMIVATTLAESLGWTRESGPLESMSRDRESLRLKRLLHNQKDFAAVFSCWEPGMFDQQVKAYANRSGYDASGRFTSNWMRQPDGSIVSAPLTECDSEELTAQGFRRGDFNLIVKETLTPHFITLHPYMMNDKVTWLTTATAPIIVSGRFAGSVGVGFQVDFMHNLMLSLKQELFDGGADSFIISGTGHVAASTLKDISTGTHISTFDANWKEHLRAIQGKTTSAVIEGDKLVIVIPLTLTANHNDVAILITVPTSVIHTEATLLQDSLFGEMEVMQRTITGQRDTLILQQMGIGGALIVVTVITILLLRSLGTQSKALLENEARLQEILHNTSNLVIVTDLAGNVVFANPSFEHLTALPHEQITGRHINDLLPPDEKTRSVGDPSSSQQGIISQQWEEYFTVHGEPHTFLTTKFPLHDITGQPYGLCSIAVDISERMRSEQRILQMERYLTDIINSMPSIIIGLDENGAVRHWNTHATEYFAIDREAAIGQQLPTLVPDLADQWANARQTIASNSPHTTERTRLATSKGRIPARIVIYPLEREGKAEAVIRIDDMTAQARIEEVMIQTEKMMSVGGLAAGMAHEINNPLGAILQGAQNIERRLSPALEGNRKAAEEAGCSLESISGYMESRKILTMLKGIRDAGERAARIVQNMLNFARKSSSERSQHNLAELVDRTVEMARSDYDLKKSYDIKKVAIETDHEVGLPPIPCISTELEQVLLNLIKNAAQAMAMSGTENPVIRISSRKDGDWAVLTVADNGPGMPEATRKRAFEPFFTTKAPGIGTGLGLSVSYFIITENHEGSITVDSTSGQGTSFTIRLPLDSAQTETKTQQET
- a CDS encoding pyrimidine/purine nucleoside phosphorylase, whose translation is MSEFANVTVIKKANVYFDGKVTSRKVVFADGSFKTLGIMLPGEYEFGTRQAEVMEIMQGSMKILLPGEADWRTVQGGESFDVPADSSFKLVVETLVDYCCSYID
- a CDS encoding LysR family transcriptional regulator; its protein translation is MDIGTDLLRAFVAVAETLNFTRAAEAVHKTQSAVSQQIKKLESDLGVQLFDRSGRAVRLTSTGDTFLPHARRILKAHDEALAAVRTPELTGLVRVGTSDELSMRFFPTILKRFAEFYPAMQVEVRTDNSAELKRLLDANELDFFINTSTYLFAGTEIIAHTPLIWVSSAGYLVHKETPVPLAVYSQGCSYRQHAIEALNTAGLAYRIAYSSPSLAGLHAAIAAGAAVAALTPISLPPNALILGPQEGYPPLPMTNIYLAKGEKMTRGSNCFIKLACEIIRQEEALLATLPTPSAPAA
- a CDS encoding acetate--CoA ligase family protein; the encoded protein is MPAPQLAIDFEAITELFRTAHGEGRSFLYEYEVYTLLSRSGAETPPRANLIPRGARPSDEELTAIPGEKAVLKIVSPTIVHKTEVGGVRIVEREPDRIRSAWRRMLYEVPENYATWIERYPDAAPAQYRGLSGEVLVDAISRDLKGVLQVQFMPPDSSAFGNELIVGLRRTREFGMVLSAGLGGTDTELYAERFRKGQAIVAASTELTDGETFFSLFRQTISYRKLAGLTRGQRRIVTDEQLIECFESFIRMANHYSPANPDAPFIIEELEINPFAFTDFLMVPLDGMCRFSLPEQVAVPRPVHRIDALLHPKSIGIIGVSASRENFGRTILRNILAEGFAPENVVIIREGETTIDGVACVPSLRDLPAHMNGSVDLFVVAVSAKQVPDLVDEVIDLNAASSVMLIPGGMGETEESRTRAEQVIARINAVHATEHGGPVFLGANCMGVVSRPGKYDTWFIPEEKLPKERGGTYRRAALVSQSGAFMLHRISQCPELRPAYMISMGNQTDLTLGDMLCYFTQSSDVDVIAIYAEGFNDLDGLEFCRAVREAVLAGKEVLFYKAGRTPEGKSATSGHTASLAGDFMVCDSCVRQAGAIVARTFTQFQDLFLLSETLHGKTIRGNRLGAVSGAGFEAVGMADSIHSDDYAMRLASYAPATRDALQTILREKRLDSLVGIANPMDINPAADDETHALVAAAMVQDPNVDAVIVGLDPLSPAMHTLAETNIPAYALHDPQGIAARMATLAAESDKPIVCVADGGTLYAPLRDTLHAANVPVFPLCDRAVDALAQYIQARLHMENIRSRQQTTTGVTCVRDTGRTQGVTP